ACATTTTGGACATCTTTTAGCTTTTATATGTACAATGCCCCAAAGATTGGATTCATATATTCTTTCCCCTCCTAAACCTATACGGGAAAGCGAATTAATTTCCTTCCTCCATTTTACTCCAGAAACTAGACTCTCAGTCTCTAGCCATCCATCCTCCATTTCCTCACCACAAGAAGGACATTTCATAATCTTCATACAATGAATCGGCAATTTGAATAAAATACTTGATTTGTCGAGAATGTTCTATGATATGTTAACAATATGCTTATCCGTATTTTAGATTATAGAAATTTATCGCCATTCGAATAAATGTTTTATTATAATCGAAACAACGCTGAATATATTTTAATATTTTGAAAACAAAGAGAAATGAAAGGGATAATAATGAAAGAGTTCGACGTTTCTAGACATTCTTCACTTTCACGCGCTATTGCCAAAAAGGTTGGTTTGGAAAAAGATGCAGCTGATACTTTGGCATTGAGGGTATTAAATTATTTTGGCTTTGAGAATGAAGTTATAGACAATACTCTTGACCAGGAAGATAGACGTTTATTTTATTTCCTACAAGATATGGGGCTATTGAAAACTGCTTGGGAGGAAGCTTTACTGCCCAATGGTCGTAGTTGGAGAATTTTTTATTGGTATCTAAATACTGAAAAGATAGAGGAGTTCTCAAAGGATGAAATAATTCAAAATGAAGAGAAAGAGCTTTATAATACGTTACCAGCTGAAATCTGGGTTCGAGATGGAATCAAAATTGAAGAGAGTTGAAGATTAAACCGTTTTCTTTTTTAATTTCACAAGTTATACTAAAGTTATTGGTACGATGCTGACGAGAAAGATATTAATTGTGGTTATGGATGGCCTGGGTGATAGAGCAGTAAAGGAATTGCAATGGAAGACACCACTTCAAGCAGCTAATCGCCCAAATCTCAATTGGTTCGCTGAGCAAGGTGCAACAGGAATTGTGGATGTTATTTCACCCGGCATTAGACCAGGAAGTGACACGTCACATCTTGCCATCTTGGGATATGATCCATATCGCGTTTATACAGGCAGGGGACCTATAGAAGCAGCTGGAATAGGAATCGAAGGGAGACATGGTGATATTGCTCTCCGATGCAATTTTGCTACTGTTGATAGTGAGATGAATGTTTTAGATCGCCGAGCGGGGAGAATAAAGGAGCCAGAAACAACCTTTTTAGTTGAGGCACTAAATGGATTAACCATTGAAGGTGTTGATATAATTGTAAAAGAAGCTACTGAGCATAGAGCAGTTCTCCTGCTAAGAGGGAAAGGCCTTTCTGCAAAGGTGACTGATGTAGACCCTCATGCTGAATCCCGAGTACAAAAGTCTCGAGCATTAGAGCCAGAGGCTAGAAAAACAGCCAGAGTTATCAACCAGTTCGTAAAACTTTCATATGAAGTTCTGGATCAACATCCAATAAATGTGAAAAGGCGTGAGCAAGGCAAACCCCCTGCAAATATACTATTACCTCGTGGAGCTGGCATATTCCCCGATATCCAAAAATTTAGTGAGCGATACGGGTTGAAAGGCGCATGCGTAGCAGGCGTCTCATTAATAAAGGGCGTATGTAGACTTTGTGGCATTGATGTTGTGGATATAAGCGGTGCTACAGGAGGCCTGGACACAAATATGATATCAAAGGCCCAAAAGGCATTGCAATTATTGCAGACTTACGATTTCGTTCTAATGAACATTAAAGCCACAGATATCGCCTCTCATGATAAAAACGCAAAACAAAAGGTCAATGTTATTGAGCAGTTGGATGAAATGGCTGGAATCTTGAGACAAGGGCTTTCACAGGACGTTGTAATAGCATTTATGGCTGATCATTGTACGCCTATTGAAGTAGGGGATCATACAGGAGATCCAGTACCATTTATGATATATTGCAAAGGCATTGTACCAGACACCAACACCAGATTTGATGAGGGTAGTTGTTCTCAAGGTGGTTTGGGGAGAATAAGAGGCATGGACGTCCTGCCTATTCTATTGGATAAGGCAGGGAGGTCTGAAAAATTCGGCGCATAATGTTCTATCCCTACTTAAAAGAGAATAATATAGTGGTGCTCGTATTGGATTTTTATGAAATACTGTTACTGCCCCAAATGCCATGAGCTAAGGCCATGGAATTGGTACTCGCGAGACAACTGCGAGAATTGCAGTTCAAAATGCATCACCTTCAAGGTCGAGCGTTCAATCTTTTCCTATTTATTATATTTTACTTCTTTTGCAGCAATGATTCTAATAGCTTTTCATGTCCTATGGTATCAACTTTTTAACCCAGACTTCGAGTTTTATTCAGCGGTAACATGGGATTTTTCTGCTTTTATGATATTCATTCTTGTTTTAGCATCAATGGCCTTTTCTCTATTTGAAATTTCCAAAGCAACAAAAAAAGCTGAGATAATAATGCAGAAAAAAATGGTTAAAAAAAGATGAGCTAAAGAATGCTCCATACCAGGAGAAGAGATGTTAGATCCTGTTCCCCTCCTGCAGGGTATTTTAAAGAGGAGCAAAATACGGTTGAGCCTATTTCTTTTATCTCATCTGAGGAGGGCAGCTTATAGCGAACATCTTTTAAAACTATCTCCCATAAATACTTATAATCAGGACCAAGAAGATTGTTGAGAATCGTTTGGGCAATGAGTTCGATGTCCCCAGGAAGAGACCAATTTCCCTGTTCACTTAAATTGAAAAATTCAGGTATACATAACTCCAAGCCTTCCCTCTCTACAGTAGTTATCAAAAGTACTCTATGTGCTTTAGTCACCCTTTCAATAATCTGATTCGAAATAAAATTCTCGTTTTCATAACTAGATTGAATAATTCCTGAAAAGGTAATGAAATATGACAAACCAATTATAGTGACAAGAAACAGCCAAGCATCTAAGATAGTTCCAACTCCTCTTCGATTAGGAATTTTTAATCTTACCACACTATCACCACCATTTCAGCTGCTATAACTTTTCCATATCCAGCTTCAATCGCTACCGGACTTCTCAGAATTACACATCTCTCTAAGGATTTTGGAATAGAATCAGAAGAAAACACTGTCCATGGTTCTATCATCTCCCCTTGGCAGCAGATTGGTATGATGTCAATCTTAAAACCATCAGCTACCAATAAATTTATAGCGGTTATTTCTTTTTTTTCTAGTTGCTCTGGCTTTAATAAACCTTTTTCATTCATCATCATGGAGAGTGATTTTTGTAGTATTGTGTTGGCATCTGATTCCAGCTCGTCCTCGCTGTTAAAGTTAAATAATAAAGGCAATTGCGAAGCTAATATACTAACTGCAGAAATCACAATAACCAACGCTATCAAAGTCTCAATGAAACTTCCAATGCCACAAAAGTCATTATGAAATTTTCTCCATTTCTTCATAATTGATCAATTTTATTAATTAATACTCAAACAAACGATTACGATTATATTTCAATCGACTTTCTTTAAATAATGACCCGTTGTTATTGCCCCACATTTCCTTTTAATAATATTTTTTTTATTTATTTCATTATAATAAAATGATTTAGCAACTAGTGAGGCTAGATTTGGTGCTCTTCGCCTAAAATCCAAAGCCAATGAATCCACGCCCATTTCTCCAAGCTCATCAAGAAAGTCTAATAGCAATAAGTCTGCACAATTTAGAATGTGAACATAACCTAAAGTATCACGATAGGTAGGAAAAGTCTTACCAGTAAGATCCCTAAGATTACCCGTTCCTAGATTAGGATCTTTAGAAACCATTAGTTCGACTCGCCCAAATGCTAATACTTCAATACGATTACACGTCCTTACTAATATTTCTTTTAATTCTTCACGACTCAATTCAACAGATGCCATAGACTGATAGAAACCCTCTGTACTACAATGATTGAAGACGTTCATGGAGTAGTAGCCATACAGCCTATTTTTTTGATATTTATGGGCCTGATCAATAGAGCACACCATTATTGAATTTGATTTTATCTCAGGGATGGTGGGCGATACCCGTGGCAATATTGGAATGAATTCTATCCCACGTGATTTGCAAAAATCCTCAATTTCTACCATTTTTTTAGAAAAATCAAAATAAATACGATCAATAAAAGGCAATACTGCCTCAGCTGTTTTTAATGAAGATACAAGAGCAGATATTTTTGGTTTGCATGGCTTTCTTTCTCTAAAAGCGAAATTTAAAATTTCTTTCCGTCTTTTCATCTTTTGCTTTTTAGGAGAAAAATTTAATGATGAAATTTTATTTTCAATCATATTAAACTCATTATCTCTTGTTTTATAGAGCTCGTAAAAACCGTCTTTTACAGGGAATTGTATGCTCAACAATCTATTGGCTACATGCTCTTTTGTGACTTTGAACCCTCCAATCTTCTCATCACCACGATACAAAGTGACTCCGTCCCCTTCACTTAGCCCGATAGGATAAGGATAAACAAACCCTCCTTTAACCTCGACATCCGCTAGAAACAATCCACGAGAATCAGGATATAGAGTGGATTTCATCTGAGATTCAGTATAGTAGCCTTGTGAGAAACCTCTGTTAAAAGCTATAGTTAAGAGCTTTTTTTCTTTCTCCGTTACCAAAGGTGCAATTCCTTTCAAAGCCCTCGCTATCGCCGCTTTATATATTTTCGTTGTTAAATAAACATATATGGGACTGCGCATTCTTCCCTCAATTTTAATTGCACTCACACCGATTGAAAGTAATTGAGGTATGATTTCAGCGCAAAATAGATCTGGCATGCTTAAAAGATAACCTTGCTCTTTCCCCAACCTATATTCCTTGCGGCAGGGCTGAGCGCACATTCCTCTATTTCCGCTTCTGCCACCGGCAAAACTGGAGAAAAGGCATTGCCCCGAGAAGCAATAACAAAGGGCTCCGTGAATAAAGAC
This genomic stretch from Methanomassiliicoccales archaeon harbors:
- a CDS encoding DUF6015 family protein, yielding MKEFDVSRHSSLSRAIAKKVGLEKDAADTLALRVLNYFGFENEVIDNTLDQEDRRLFYFLQDMGLLKTAWEEALLPNGRSWRIFYWYLNTEKIEEFSKDEIIQNEEKELYNTLPAEIWVRDGIKIEES
- a CDS encoding peptidase U32 family protein gives rise to the protein MEVLAPAGSIDALKAALLAGADAIYLGGKRFGARKFAQNFSFEELIGAIELAHSRRAKVYITVNTLIKESELDDAISYIGELKDIGADAIIVQDLGLASLVLDRIRIPVHASTQMGIHTPEGAAWAEKKGIKRVILARELGLNEISKIKKSTNIELEVFIHGALCYCFSGQCLFSSFAGGRSGNRGMCAQPCRKEYRLGKEQGYLLSMPDLFCAEIIPQLLSIGVSAIKIEGRMRSPIYVYLTTKIYKAAIARALKGIAPLVTEKEKKLLTIAFNRGFSQGYYTESQMKSTLYPDSRGLFLADVEVKGGFVYPYPIGLSEGDGVTLYRGDEKIGGFKVTKEHVANRLLSIQFPVKDGFYELYKTRDNEFNMIENKISSLNFSPKKQKMKRRKEILNFAFRERKPCKPKISALVSSLKTAEAVLPFIDRIYFDFSKKMVEIEDFCKSRGIEFIPILPRVSPTIPEIKSNSIMVCSIDQAHKYQKNRLYGYYSMNVFNHCSTEGFYQSMASVELSREELKEILVRTCNRIEVLAFGRVELMVSKDPNLGTGNLRDLTGKTFPTYRDTLGYVHILNCADLLLLDFLDELGEMGVDSLALDFRRRAPNLASLVAKSFYYNEINKKNIIKRKCGAITTGHYLKKVD
- a CDS encoding 2,3-bisphosphoglycerate-independent phosphoglycerate mutase, giving the protein MLTRKILIVVMDGLGDRAVKELQWKTPLQAANRPNLNWFAEQGATGIVDVISPGIRPGSDTSHLAILGYDPYRVYTGRGPIEAAGIGIEGRHGDIALRCNFATVDSEMNVLDRRAGRIKEPETTFLVEALNGLTIEGVDIIVKEATEHRAVLLLRGKGLSAKVTDVDPHAESRVQKSRALEPEARKTARVINQFVKLSYEVLDQHPINVKRREQGKPPANILLPRGAGIFPDIQKFSERYGLKGACVAGVSLIKGVCRLCGIDVVDISGATGGLDTNMISKAQKALQLLQTYDFVLMNIKATDIASHDKNAKQKVNVIEQLDEMAGILRQGLSQDVVIAFMADHCTPIEVGDHTGDPVPFMIYCKGIVPDTNTRFDEGSCSQGGLGRIRGMDVLPILLDKAGRSEKFGA
- a CDS encoding PF20097 family protein, whose protein sequence is MKIMKCPSCGEEMEDGWLETESLVSGVKWRKEINSLSRIGLGGERIYESNLWGIVHIKAKRCPKCRLIIHNY